tgcccgccccccccggacAAGGCTGGAAGCCCCCTGGCTTGCACTGTTGAAAACTGGCCTGGGCAGAACCCTGGGGAGCAGCCCGCAGGGCACAGTCTAGACCCACTGCCAGGCCGGGCAGCTGGGCTATCCCCAGTGGGTTGGTTCAGTCCCAGGCCGGTGGGAGCGCGTTGCCCTTTTAAGAGGGGACTCTCCATGCCTCAGTGAACTCAGGCGACTTGGCATTTCCATTGTTGCTGCGGCTGGGGccggagcccggggctgggcgcTCCTCGCACTCAGGGCTGCAGAGtttggaggggaaggaggcaggacCCAGTCCAGGCAGGTGCCCGGAGCCGGGATGGGGTGCAGAGAGCAGCCCGGGGCCGGCACAGGAGGGCTGggtctccctgctcctctgcctggctgggggCGTGAGGCAGGTAAGGGGGGGTCCTTTCCCTGGGGAcctgggctccaggctgggctgccctggggggaggggaggctgcgggCTCAGCTGCTCATTGTGACCTGCATTCAGCCCTGTTGCTGGGACACTTGTCTCCATGGCAACAGTAACTCTGATTATTTAACCGAATTCCCACAGAGCCAGGGTGCGTTGGAGCGCAGGGACCTAGTGGGTCTGGATGGGGCTGCGGAACCTAGCTGCACTGGGACCCACTGGCTCCAGGCAGgtctcccccctggctggggcggTTCTGGCCTGCCTGGGTCCTCAGAGAGCCCTGGGCCTGTGCCGGGGGGATCAGTAATTCCTGAACTTTCCCAGGAGCTGTCAGCTGGGGCCCAGCCTCGACCCCGGGGCCAGGAGAAGCCGTGGAGCCAGGCGCTAccccctggagcagggggagCCCGAGAGGATGAGCCCAGCGGAGGTGAGATGTCGCTCGGGCGAAGGGCTGCGGTTGGCACCTCCTTCCAGGGCCGCAGGAGGGACGGGATGCTGTGCAGTGTTGTTCTATCACCAACCAATATTGCACTCGTCCCGGCCTCCTGCCTCCTTGGGCTCACCCGAAGCTCCAGAGccgccccctcctgcccagcctcgCTCACTGCTCCCTAGCCCCGCGGGGGGGAGCCGGTCCCTTTCCTTCTAAGGTTGGGAGAGCTGTAATTGGCATGACTATCTTTCAGAGGCATTGCACTCGTCCCGGCCGGAGTCAGAAGGGATTTGAGCCGCTCAGCAAGGAGACGAGTGCCCTGTCCTGGAACAGGTTCCTTGGCAAGGGACTGGTtacccctcctgccagggcttaCTTACCATGAGTGTGAGCTTCTTCCAGCAGTGGCCTGTCACGATTCCCAGTGCTGCAAACTTCCTCCCAACAGTGTGCTGTCAGTTTCCGGCTGAGGACCCAGGCGCCACACACTTCCCAACAGCAGCGCCCTCTCAGTGCCTAGCTGAGACCTcagtgctgcgagcttcctcccagcagtgccctgccagtACAGGCTAGAAACCGCAGTAAGACTGGAAGTGCATGTCAGCAAAGAGGACATAGTCTAGGTtcctctctgcagccagcagcATCCCAGAGAGATCCCAGCATTCCCACCAGCCCTGGACAAGCTTCAAATGGGAAACAGGGCCCCGGTGAACCCAGGGGATACTGGGATCTACAAGGCAAGCAGCTCCAAGTGCTGGGGTCGATCTGCCCTCTGTCTCCTCACCCtaccgccccaccccacccagaaACAAGGCGCACAGGGTAGAAAACAATCAGAACTTTATGGCCAGACTCAGGGTGAAGGTTCCAGCAGGAGAAGGAGCGCCAGGGCTGAGGGGCGGGTGCTTTAGGCACTAGCAGTACCAACTGGAGAAGCTCGCCTGATGGCCCCAATCCACCAGAAGACACACCAGTTGCCTTGCGGTCCTTTGCTCAATGCCCAGCTACAGAGCCCCATGAGGCTGGGTCCTGGCGAGAGTGTGTGCTTTGGTTATCCTGCTGAGGGGGAGAcaggcccagctgggctgggcaggcacaACGCAAGGTCCGATGGGTTCCAGTACCCGGGTCTGGACAGCATGGAGGCCTGTGGGCCACAGACAGGGAGAGGCCgaggcccagctcagggaggaggctgtGGAGGCCACAAGAAGTCCTTTGGTGACGCACTTGGAGAGGTCCTAGgagtggctggggaaggaggcTGCCTCACTCACGGCCCTCCAGCAGGAATCGGCGGAAAGGCTCAAAGTCTCCTGGGATCGTGTCTGCcaggtaggagagagagagaggatgaagGCAAATGCAGGGGGAACCCGGAAACAGGGATCACTGGGCACTTTGCCCCATAGGGGCTCCTACACCCTGATCCTATGGGCTCATGCCTCCCTCTGGCTCAGGGAGTGGGACACAGGGGCTTTCTCCTCTAGGGGGTGCCAGGTCTGATGCAGGCCCAGCGGGGGGCTCAGCTGGCTCAGGGGAATGGGACACAGACCTTTCCttctggggtgctggctctgatcTGACTCTGGGTCACCAGTGAGTGAATGCCCTTTAGTGACCCCTAAGCGAGCTGCAGCTCCCCACATCACAGAGATCAGCACCTACACCGGTGCCCTCAGCAACCCCAGTGGAGGGGCCCGGAGTCTGAGCCCCCCGTCCCTGGCAGAACGTCAATAAAATCCGAACGCTCTATGCTGAGAAGAGCCTTGTCGAGTTCTTGACACCGCGGCTGCATGGGCGCTGCCTGGCACAACCCCTAGTGCAGCCCAGGTGTGGgggggccccacccccacccaaacccTCCCTGCCTGGGCAGGTCACAGAGCAGGGTAGACGGGCTTCGGTGCTGAATCCTGGAGCCAGCATGCCCTCCGCTCCGCCACGCTCACCATTGCACCGATACTGCAGATTGGACCAGATAATGTTCTCCTGGGAAAAGCAGAAGACGCCCAGCCGCCCGCCCCGCATGGTGGTGTCAATGATCACCCCAGAGTCGGCCACCAGACGGGGTCCCTCATAGAGCCGCACCCTGGGGAGAGATGGGCCAGGCCCGGTGAGCATAGTGCCACGGGGTGGGGGCACTGGCCGGCGAGACCTGGGGGGCCATGTATGGAGGAGGGGGGCACCCCTTGGGGGACAGccagctcccaggctgccccccagggctcaggaaGGGACATTCTCAGGCCCCAGCACCTGGCCTCTCCGGGCCCCATTGTTCGGCCTGTTTGCATGTGAAAGGCCTTTGCTGGGCCGGAGCATTCCGAGCAGGGATTGGTTGCTATGGTGACAGGGACAATGGCCGCTGAGGCCCAGCTTGTGAATGGAGTCAGcgctgggttgggggggctggTTCCCAGGCGCTGAGCTGCACAAACacgtcccccacccaccccccaggagctgccaacCAGTGCGGTGGCCTGGTTAAAAAGGAAACTGCCTTGCATGGCCGTCCTCCTGGGCCCAGCTTCCAGTGGGGCCCCCTGCCCTGAGAATGGGCTctggggttcccctgccagccccattaTATCCACTGAGGGCCCCACCAAACCCAcagggctctggggtcccccGAACAGCCCCATTATATCTCCTGGGGCCCCACCAAACCCATGGGGTGCTGGGGTCCCCCCGCCAACCCCACTATCCCTAGTGGGGTGTGTGCTCTCTGGGCCCGCCCCGCTCATACTGCTGGGCTCTGGGCCTGCTCCTCCCCGTCCTCACCTGATGTAGCCCACCTGGGGCCTGTGTGTGAGCTGCCATCGATAGGAGGTCTTGTCTTTCCAGCCCACGTTGCGGGGGTCTTTCCAGAGGAGCCGGACCTGATCTGGGGTGTGGCCTGTGTGCCACAGGGCGTTGCGCAGGTGCTCCCCGGGGCCATTCTTGGACTTCACGGCCTGTGGGAAGTGGGCAGGAGAGTTAGTGGAGAGGAATCCCAAGGGTGGAGGATGAGGACTAGGATGCCCAcagtggggcagggacagcatcTACTGGACTCAGCTGGCTGCCTGATGCTGTGTCCAGGCCCGGGGGTTCCCATGCAGCCTCCCAGCTGCCTAGCACTGACCTTGAGCTGTAGACCTGGCTCGGCCACTGCCCGGAAGGGCGTCGCCTGCCAGTACGTCTGCTCTGTCTGCTTCCACATCACCACGTAGAAACTGGCACTGTCCTGGTAGCTGAAGATGAAGCCAGCGTAGTCGTCATCCGTGATGGTGTTAACATGAAAGGTGCCCTCGAAGTCCACCCCATTGAAGGCCGTGTAGCCTGTGCACAAGGGCAGGGTGGAGAGTTAGCAAGGGGCAACCACACCTGGGCTACCTGGGCAAgaggggaagggacctcagtggTCCAGTTGGGGGACTGGCCATGGTGAGACAAGGCCTTGTCCAGCATCACCGCAGCAGcctgctgcctcccagccttCATCTTCTGTCTCTGGCTCCGGGATCCAGAGGTCACgcttgtgtggggagtggggagcctgGACCTTAAATCTCAGCTGATGAgggaaaaggggagagaggagggggaggtggggaggtgtAACTTGCTGCAGAGACCAACAGGGGCACGGGAACATTGGGCAAAGGAAAACCCACCTACCTACTGCCAGGCCTGGATCACTGTTCATGGTCTGTACAATCTCCATGCCCTGGAAGGAGAGAAGTTGGATGTGACTTTCAGTCTCTGTAAGTACAGCTCCAagcgccctgccccagggccagcaCTTCTCTGGCCCCACACACTGCCCCAGCCATGGTCCCTTCTGTTTGCAGGGAGGAGCTCCCCACGCTGTTCCCTGCTTTCACCCTCCCCAGTGCTGTGTGCCCCAGGCACCAGTTGGTGAACAGGAGATAGGGCTGGGTCTCCCATGCAGCTCACACAGGCCACATACTCCCTGCCCCACGAGGGGGCACCTGGCGCAGCTGTACCTGATTGAGAACCACCCAGTTGGGGTCGATCTGGGCATCCCCTTCGGGGTCGAGGATGACGGTCTGGTAGGCCCGGAAGTCGGTCAGCGTCACCTCGGCGCTCTCCGGACACACGTCCAGCTGGTCCACCACAGTGTCATTGTCGAAATCCTCCTCACAGACGTCGCCCACACCGTTCCCTGAGCACACAGCACGCAGCTGGTCACGGGAAAGACCGTGGGCAGGCACCCACATGTGCAAAGCGGGGGGAAGGTGtgggtgccaggggaggggagggaagggtgcGGGGCAGAGCACACGGCGCCAGGGGAGGGCGCAGGAcagagcaggggggctcagcctccAGCTCACTGGGCTCTAGGGCGTGGGAGCAACAAAGCTTCTGGCCAGCCTGGCACTCGGTGCTGTAGCTGCCAGTTGGGGGCTGACTCTGGGTGACATTTCCAtgccagcagagccctgggcggaCGCGGTTCCAGTGGCCAGGAAATGCCTGTCTAAGCAGGGCCCATTTCCTGGGCCAAAGCGGTGCAGTCTGTGTGGCAGCAGCCCCCATGTCTGCATTGCAGAGGCGGCTGGCTCCTTCGAGTCGCCCAGGCCTGAGCCGTGCTGCTCCCTGCCAGGCCGGGCCGCTCACCGTCCGAGTCCTTCTggttggggttggggatgaggcgGCAGTTGTCGGGGCCGGGCGCCATGTAATCGGGGATGCCATCGTTGTCGTCATCGTTGTCACACTCGTCCCCCAGCCCGTCATTGTCCGAGTCCAGCTGGGAGCTGTTGGGGATCTCGGCACAGTTGTCCTTGGTGTCCTGGTGCCCGTCCCCATCGCTGAGCGGACGGAGAGTGGGATGAGTGTGTGTGGAGCACAACACAGGGACCCACGGATCCCCCGAGACTCCCCACGACCTCCTCTAAGCCCCTCGTGCCCCCCAGTGATGCTCACCTCCCTCTGGGACCCCAAATTTCCCCAATGGACTCCCCCCagggcccctgccacccccatatCCCCCTAGGCTCTCGCTATCCCAACTCCACAATtcgaggacttcaataactcagacataggttaggggtttgttatagaagtggatggatgagattctgtggcctgcattgtgcaggaggtcagactagatgatcataatggtctcttctgaccttaaaagtcTATGAGTCCTGAGGGACTCCCACTGCCCCCTagagagccctgctgccccgcaGGGACCCGcacttccctcctgccagggaggGACAGAGGCAGGAAAGCTAATAGCTGCCCCCTCCAGCCAGTCtctgctgggcagggcagggacggGACATGGGCACCCACCTGTCCTCATTGGTGTCACAGACGTCTCCCACCAGGTCGCTGTCCGCATCTGTCTGAAAGAGACCAGAGCTCTAGTTCAGCAAGGAACCTCCGAGGGACAGCCCTGATTGGTAGTGAGGGGGGTCCTTGCCCCAGCCACCCCAATGGGACCCCAGCTActgggggagaaggggttccctgccccaggcacccccagctactgagggagagggggttccctgccccagccacccccagctacTGAGGGAGAGGGGGCTCCCAGGTATCCCAGTAGTCGGGGTGTAGAAAATATGTAAATTTTTGGTAACATTTTATTGAACACTATACGGTGATTCAGTTTGCGCACTCAGTGGGACAAAGGACTAGAAGCCAGGTGCTGGAGGCACATGTGCAGGCCCTGGGCGGGTGTGAACGAACTACCAAGGACTGTCCACGTATGAATGGAGAGAACAGTAGCCTCAGCAACCGACTGGGACATTAGCTGTGAACGCCTGCAGCCaaggcaggggaagaggaggacacAGCACCAGGGCATGAGATGTGAGGGGTCTGTGTTAAGGTTGCTCccgaggctggggcaggggagccccagaATGGATCCCAGAAGAGCCTAGGGTATCGGGTAGTTTCCTTGCCCAGCTCTGGctgtgtctgcagcctggcttcGCCACGCTGACCTGCGCTTGCCAGGGCTGGATTCCAGGTGATTAATAAACGCTGGCTTGCTCTGACGAGGCTGCACCGTGTGCATGCAGCTACTCGCTGGGTGTGCTGCCCCCTCCAGGAGAAAGAGCCTCTAAGCAGGAGTCATAGCTCGGCTGGACTCGCCCTTGGGAGCCCGTGGAGAGaaccagggctgggggctgcagccagactagaTAGTCCATGGTCCCCCCTCTAGCTCGTAGCCTGTGGCCCcgtgtgacgcagtagggagtagagtggattgacctgggaatgtcgtttagttttactggaactgtctgcatgggggatgggagagcagggggtgactttaggtggGGGACAGTACCTGAGCCTGtgacctgagccaggagggggtggggagtctACTCCTTTGCTGGGGAAACTGGataaagggagagggggaggaaaggagaggagaggagagagccggctggaggggttttggtttcagtttggggctggctgggaagaggcagagaaccgcaagtctggggtctaagctccttgCCCTGGCGGAGGgatcctggttgtacctacaagcccggcttgggactgtgttcctgtcatctaataaaccttctgcgttactggctggctgagagtcatggtgaattgcaggaagtggggggtgcagggccctgactcccccacactccgtgacaccctggCAGCCGGGGGCGGGCATGGCAGGGTCAGTGCCACCCGGCCCCATACCTGAGTGGGGTTGCTCATTTCAGGGCAGCTGTCACAGGCATCCCCGACGCCATCCTCATCCCGGTCCGTCTGCAGCGGGTTGGGCACCTTGGGGCAGTTATCGAGAACATTGGGGATCCCTGTTGAgggacagcagtgtgtgtgtgtgtgtgtgtgagaatgggCACTGCCcacaagcccctgccccacataGCTGCCAGCCCCCAGGCCTCCCGGCAGCCCCACCACCCCCCAGGCCTCCCACcggcccaaccccctcccagcccagcccccagtccccccctctctcccaggctAGCCCCCAGGCctcccaccagcccagcccccagctcccctcactcACCATCCCCGTCGATGTCGTTGTCACAGGCATCCCCCTCACCATTGCTGTCCGTGTCCCGCTGGTCGTTGTTGGGTACGTTGGGGCAGTTGTCACAGGCATCCCCAAAGGAGTCTGTGTCTGAGTTCTGCTGGTCTTTGTTGGGGAACAGTCGGCAGTTgtcctgtgagagagagagagaaacccccatcactggggggagatggggagagacCCCCTCATCTCCACTGTGGGGGGGCATGGAGAGACTCCATCCCagctgggggacagggagagagacccccctcacagcccaggggAGGAATGGGGAGAGACCTCTGTCACTGCGACAGGGgaatggggagagaccccccatcccagctggggggagggaggtgaaggACAGATCCTGCCCCCACCATGCTGGGGGACACCGTCATAGGTGTCATCAATGGGGGCTCTCGGCTGAGAGCCCACCACAAGCAGAAAGCCCCGTTCCCTGGGCGCCATGGCAGGGGGTCTGTGGGACGCCTGCCCCCACCCAGACCAAGTGCCAGGGACGGAGCCCAGggcgcagcaccagggcacctcCACATTCTTGATGCCGTCCCCGTCCGCGTCGTCATCACACTGGTCCCCGACGCCGTCATTGTCAGCGTCCTCCTGCCCGGAGTTGGGCGTCACCCGACAGTTGTCCTGGAGTGGGGAACCCGTGTTAGAGCCAAGGGCAGCAATCCTGTCGCTAGcagcacccccgcccccaccagctcCAACCAGCCTGGAACCTGGAACCCCCAGTGCTCTCTCTGCTGCACCCCTCCCAGGGCAGGGTCCCACGGCCAGCCTCCAGACCCCAGGACTGGGtcctccccactgacccccctTGCCCCGGGGGGCTGGAGTCCCTGCCCCACCAGTCCCCCTAGCCTCAGGGGTGGAtacccccccaccagccccctttgccccagggatgcatctccccccaccagcccccctcgtCTCAGCCCCCCACCTGCTGGCAGTGCTTGTCATTGTCGATGCAGGGCAGTGGCTCGTCTGGGTAGCCATCGATGTCCGTGTCCCGCCCACACACGTTCCCGTTCCCGGCCCAGCCCACGTTGCACTGGAGGGAGAGGTGGGGAAAACGGGAACCGTCATGGGGGGAAGGGGCCCACAGGGAGCAACCAGCCATGTCTGACACCCCACCCCGCCGCAGCACTCACTGGGTcctgccccggctctgccccccccatgcTCACTGGGGcctgccccggctctgcccccccccccgcctcccccagcactcactggggtcctgccccggctctgccccccccatgcTCACTGGGGcctgccccggctctgcccccccccccgcctcccccagcactcactggggtcctgccccggctctgccccccacccaccactcactgggtcctgccccggctctgccccccaccatgcTCACTGGGTcctgccccggctctgcccccccccatgctCACTGGGTcctgccccggctctgccccccccccatgctcaCTGGGTCCTGCcctggctcttcccccccccccagcactcactggggtcctgccccagctctgccccccccacccccctcagcacTCACTGGGGTcctgccccggctctgccccccccacccccctcagcacTCACTGGGGTcctgccccggctctgccccccccccatgctcaCTGGGTcctgccccggctctgccccccaccatgcTCACTGggccctgccccggctctgccccccccccatgctcactgggccctgccccggctctgcccccccgcactcaccgcaCAGGAGACGGCGCCGTTCCGCTCGAACATGCAGTAGC
This genomic window from Mauremys mutica isolate MM-2020 ecotype Southern chromosome 17, ASM2049712v1, whole genome shotgun sequence contains:
- the THBS3 gene encoding thrombospondin-3 isoform X2; amino-acid sequence: MASVADKIRTQLLAVDDIYLLSTFRLPPKQGGLLFGLYSKKDNTRWLEASVIGKINKVLVRYMREDGKVHSVNLQHASVADGRSHTVIVRLSGLRGDSLAMELYVDCKQVDSSVGLPEVMILPQAEVESVEVRTGQKAYQKMQGFVESMKLILGGSMSRVGALSECPFQGDESIQNAVTGVLNSILGEQAKALVTQLTLFNRILGELRADIRDQVKEMSLIRNTIMECQVCGFHEHRSRCSPSPCFGGVDCMETYEYPGYRCGPCPPGFEGNGTHCADINECGYADPCFPGSKCMNSAPGFRCEPCPRGYKGNLISGVGTDYAKASKQVCTDIDECNDGNNGGCDPNSICTNTVGSYRCGPCKAGFLGNQTLGCVPQKSCSSPTHNPCDINGYCMFERNGAVSCACNVGWAGNGNVCGRDTDIDGYPDEPLPCIDNDKHCQQDNCRVTPNSGQEDADNDGVGDQCDDDADGDGIKNVEDNCRLFPNKDQQNSDTDSFGDACDNCPNVPNNDQRDTDSNGEGDACDNDIDGDGIPNVLDNCPKVPNPLQTDRDEDGVGDACDSCPEMSNPTQTDADSDLVGDVCDTNEDSDGDGHQDTKDNCAEIPNSSQLDSDNDGLGDECDNDDDNDGIPDYMAPGPDNCRLIPNPNQKDSDGNGVGDVCEEDFDNDTVVDQLDVCPESAEVTLTDFRAYQTVILDPEGDAQIDPNWVVLNQGMEIVQTMNSDPGLAVGYTAFNGVDFEGTFHVNTITDDDYAGFIFSYQDSASFYVVMWKQTEQTYWQATPFRAVAEPGLQLKAVKSKNGPGEHLRNALWHTGHTPDQVRLLWKDPRNVGWKDKTSYRWQLTHRPQVGYIRVRLYEGPRLVADSGVIIDTTMRGGRLGVFCFSQENIIWSNLQYRCNDTIPGDFEPFRRFLLEGRE
- the THBS3 gene encoding thrombospondin-3 isoform X1, which produces MEKGALCGLLALLVLGASSSARQQLQVLDLLTVTEARHMASVADKIRTQLLAVDDIYLLSTFRLPPKQGGLLFGLYSKKDNTRWLEASVIGKINKVLVRYMREDGKVHSVNLQHASVADGRSHTVIVRLSGLRGDSLAMELYVDCKQVDSSVGLPEVMILPQAEVESVEVRTGQKAYQKMQGFVESMKLILGGSMSRVGALSECPFQGDESIQNAVTGVLNSILGEQAKALVTQLTLFNRILGELRADIRDQVKEMSLIRNTIMECQVCGFHEHRSRCSPSPCFGGVDCMETYEYPGYRCGPCPPGFEGNGTHCADINECGYADPCFPGSKCMNSAPGFRCEPCPRGYKGNLISGVGTDYAKASKQVCTDIDECNDGNNGGCDPNSICTNTVGSYRCGPCKAGFLGNQTLGCVPQKSCSSPTHNPCDINGYCMFERNGAVSCACNVGWAGNGNVCGRDTDIDGYPDEPLPCIDNDKHCQQDNCRVTPNSGQEDADNDGVGDQCDDDADGDGIKNVEDNCRLFPNKDQQNSDTDSFGDACDNCPNVPNNDQRDTDSNGEGDACDNDIDGDGIPNVLDNCPKVPNPLQTDRDEDGVGDACDSCPEMSNPTQTDADSDLVGDVCDTNEDSDGDGHQDTKDNCAEIPNSSQLDSDNDGLGDECDNDDDNDGIPDYMAPGPDNCRLIPNPNQKDSDGNGVGDVCEEDFDNDTVVDQLDVCPESAEVTLTDFRAYQTVILDPEGDAQIDPNWVVLNQGMEIVQTMNSDPGLAVGYTAFNGVDFEGTFHVNTITDDDYAGFIFSYQDSASFYVVMWKQTEQTYWQATPFRAVAEPGLQLKAVKSKNGPGEHLRNALWHTGHTPDQVRLLWKDPRNVGWKDKTSYRWQLTHRPQVGYIRVRLYEGPRLVADSGVIIDTTMRGGRLGVFCFSQENIIWSNLQYRCNDTIPGDFEPFRRFLLEGRE